The region TGGGGGTTTACCAGCTTTGGTGGACGCTCTAGTGGATTCCCAGGAGTACTCCGATTACTTTGGTGAGGAAACGGTGCCCTACCTGCGGGGCTTGGGGGTTGAGGCCCAGGAATGCCGCAATTGGGGCATGCAACAGGATCTGTTTAGCTACAGCGCTCCTTTCCGCAAAGTTCCCCAATTCATCACCACCTTTGCCCAGTATGATCGCCCATTACCGGATCAACATGTGTATGGTTCCGGCAATGATCCCCTGGAAATTCAATTTGGGGCCATCTTCCCGAAAGAAACCCGCAACCCCAGCAAGCGTCCTGCACCTTTCAATAAGGACACTAAACGGATCTTGATTCACCGGGGGCCGGCGGTTAATAACCAAGTAGGCAATCCTAGTGCGGTAGGGGAATTTCCCGGCAGTCTCGGTGCAAAAGTATTTCGTCTCAACGGCGGTTTACCCGGTGCCAAAGTGGGCAAAAATACCGGCACCAGTGTCAAATTTGGGGAAAGTTCCACCCAAGCCTTGATTCGGGCGGCCTATCGCCAAGTGTTCGGTCGGGATCTCTATGAAGGGCAACGGCTCTCTGTGGCGGAAATCCAACTGGAAAATGGCGACATTAGTGTGCGGGAATTTATCAAACGCCTGGCTAAGTCGGAATTATTCCTCAAGCTTTACTGGGCTCCCCACTATGTCTGTAAGGCGATCGAATATATGCACCGTCGTCTCCTGGGCCGTCCCACCTATGGCCGTCAGGAAATGAATCAATACTTCGACATTGCTTCCAAACAGGGCTTCTATGCTGTGGTGGAGGCCATGATCGACAGCAAAGAGTACAGTGATGCTTTTGGGGAAGACACCGTTCCCTATGAACGTTACCTCACCCCTGCTGGTCTGCAAATGCGTTCTGCCCGGGTTGGTTCTATTCGGGAAGACATCGGTCAACGGGTAGATAAGGAAGTGACCCCCCGCTTTGTGGAATTGGGTCAGGTTTCTTCTGTACGCACTGAACCAGAAATTTCCTACCGTAGCAACCAAGGGGTTACCCGCCAACGGCAACAAACCAAAATCTTTAAGTTGGTGTCCACCTACGATAAGGTTGCGGTTAAAAATGCCGTCCGGGCCGCCTACCGCCAGGTGTTTGAGCGGGATCTGGAACCCTACATTATCAATTCTGAGTTCACTGCCCTGGAAAGTAAGCTCAGCAACAATGAAATCAACGTTAAGGAATTCATTGAAGGTTTGGGTACTTCGGAGCTCTATATGAAGGAGTTCTATGCACCTTACCCCAACACCAAAGTAATTGAGATGGGCACCAAGCACTTCTTGGGCCGGGCTCCCCTCAATCAAAAGGAGATCCAGCAGTATAACCAAATTTTGGCCAACCAGGGTCTGAAGGCCTTCATTGGCGCCATGGTGAATAGCATGGAATATCTACAAACCTTTGGTGAAGACACGGTGCCCTATCGCCGTTTCCCCACTCTGCCCGCGGCCAACTTCCCCAATACGGAGCGGCTGTACAACAAGCTCACCAAGCAAGATAAGGAATTGGTGGTCCCTAGCTTCACCCCAGTGGTTAAGGTGGGGGGTTAAGGACAGATTGCTTCACCTTAGCCATCTCTGATTAGTTGATTGATTGTTCTAACCTAGCTAGTACTCTGCACTGGCTAGGTTTTTTGTTGGGGAGGATTGGGCGGTCCGATTTTCATCCTGGAGCATGAAGCACTGAATTGACCAAGGGGACAAAATAGCCAAAGGCTGACAAAGACTTCCCAAAAGTAAATTGTATGGACAGTTCTATTGGTTATGCTGTGAGGGATGGTAATGATTATTGGTCGCTTTTGACCCTCCCCTTGCTATGGCCTATCCGTTGTATGTCGCATTTATTTGGCATCAACACCAGCCTTCTTCCCAGTCCTACGGCATGGTGGGCGCAGGTCATGGCCGCTATCAGTGGCCCTGGGCGCGATTGTACGGTGTGAGGGACTACGGCGGGTTGATCAAACTCTGGGGAAGATATCCAACCCTACACCAAACAGTAAGTTTAACGCCCTGTTTACTAGCCCAATTGGAGGACTATGCCCAGGGTCGAGCGATTGATCGCCATTTAGCCCTCACCCTGAGCCCGGCAGAAAAGTTAAGCCCAGAGCAAAAGGTGGAAATTCTGACCACTTTTTTTGAAGCTAATCCCCGCACACAAATCTTCCCCCAGGAGCGTTATCAGCAGTTATACGAACAACGTCAGAGGCAAGGGCTGAATTGGTGTATATCCCATTGGCAACCCCAGGATTTTAGCGATCTACTGGCCTGGCATAACTTGATTTGGTTTGATGCCCTCACCATTGCTGAAGATCAGGAAGTACAGGATTGGTATTTTCGGCAAAAATCCTTCACCCTAGGCGATCGCCAAAGAATCATTAGTAAACAACGGCAAATTATTCAGGGTATTATCCACCTCCACCGCCAATTACAGAACTCTGGGCAGTTGGAAATTATCACTAGTCCCTACGGCCACCCGATTTTGCCCCTGTTGGCGGATAGCAATATTGCTCGCACTGTCCAGGCGGCCCTGGCCTTACCGGATCCCCGTTTTTGTTGGTCGGAGGACGGGGTCAGACAATTGCAACGGGGTAAACAATACTATCGGCGCACCTTTGGACGGGAATCCCGGGGTTTATGGCCACCGGGGTTGGCGGTTAGTCCTGCCATGGTGCAAACAGTGGCCCAACTGCGTTTTGAGTGGTTATGTGCCGATGAGTCCGCCCTAGCTCAAAGTTTGAGCACCAGTGCGGAACGGGCCGGTTGGCTAAATTCCGTCTATCGAGTGCCCACGGAGGACGGGGAGTTGGCCATGGTATTTCGGGACCAACAACTATCAGATTTGATTAGTTTCCACTATGGTCGTTACTCTCCTTCCCAAGCGGCCCAGGATTTAGTTGAGCGACTTTTGGCCCGTAGACAAACCCAGGAAACTTCCCAACCCAGACTGGTGACCATTGCCTTAGAGGGTGATGTTACCTGGAATAGCTATGACCAGAATGGCTTTGCCTTTTTGCATCAGTTCTATCAGCAGTGTGAACATTTGAGCCGCCAAGGGCTACTGCAGTTAGTGACTGTGTCTGAATTTATTGACCAGTTTCCTCCCACCAGGGTGTTGGCTGGGCACAATGGCATTCCTATTCCCTTGGTGGGTTCCTGGAATGGGGGCGATTTCAGTAAATGGATCGGTCAACCAAGCCAGAACCAAGCCTGGGATTACTTGATTGACGCGAGGCAAACCCTAGCAAGTCATCCTGAAGCCACGGAGGAAAATAATCCCGAAGCTTGGCAAGCTCTCTACGGGGCCGAAAGCTCCGATTGGTTTGAGGCTTTTGGCCAAGATCATTCCCCAAAAATCCTCAATTCTGAAGCCCTATTCCGCCAACATCTGATCCGACTCTACCATGCCCTCAATGAAACTTTGCCCGGTTATCTACAGCATCCTTTAATTGATCAAAATAGCGATCGCCCGTTGGGAGGCCATCTCTATCCCCACTGGGATAATTTAACTAATTTAATTCCTTGGCAGGTAGCCCATAACTTGCCGGTGCAAGGGGGAAAGGAGTTCGTGCAACAAATCTACTATGGCCACGATCGCCAACGGTTGATCCTCCGGCTAGACTTCCAGCGACTGTTACCGGAGTTACATCCCGATGAGCTCCATCTGGCCTGGTATTATCCCTATTTGCCCCATGGCCATGCTCCCCTGGCGATCGCCGCCCTGCCGGATCAAGTACCGCTAAACTATTACTTCCACCACCATTGCCGCATTAATCTCCACCATCTCCAAAGTCACCATGAAATTGCCGTGGGCCCCAACCGCTGGCATCCCAACCCCCAACGGCCGCAATTGGTACATCAAGACGAAATTTTGGTGGTGGTGATCCCCATGACAGCCTTACCCGAAACTAGGCCCGATCGCCTCCATTTGTTGCTTTTACTAGCTGAACAAGGGGAATTTATGGCTAATTTGTCGGGGGAAAATCTGTTGGAGTGGACCCTATCCTAGCCCCCCTAAACCACTGTGTTTCTTTTCCGTGCTTCCTTGTAGGAAGGCCCCACACTACGCAGTCCGGTTTTAATCAGTTGTTGTTCTAACAGAGCGAAAAATCTGCGGCGATCGCCACCCCGCACCACCGCCTGATTGTGAGCCTCCGCTAGGGCCACGGGATAGCCAAAACCCTTTTCTATCTGACTGAGCACAATGGCCAGAGACTGATTGAGCAACTCTGAATCTTCCAGCAGCCAAGTGGGAAATTCCACCCTGGCCACCTCCGATCCTCCATGGATGTAACAAAAACAAACTCGCTGTGCCGGAGCATAGGCTTCTAGAATGCGGGCATTACTGCTCCAGATGGGGCCCCGTTCCCCCGGAGCGAGAAACTCTTGCCACAAACTGCTATCCCGCAGAGGATCAAAAATCTGACAGGGGGTTTTCCGTTCCTCTGCCTGACAGCCTTCACAATGGCTGACACAATTGGGGCTTTCGTGGGGGCAAGCTTGGAGCCGTAAAAGGTTAATCGACTCCACACTCCTGGGGGCACTAATGTAACTCACTAGGGGAATGCGAGCTTGGCGCAACGTTTCCCAGGCGGCCAAAATGGGGTCAAGGATTTGATTTCTGGCTTCCTGGGGTAAACTTTCCAAAAACCAGTAAATTAGGGAGCCGTCCACCATGGCCAGGTTGGGATCGCTGTGGGGCCCTGGGGGACTGACCCAACGACAAGCTAGGGCTGCTAACCGTTCTGCTTCCAACACTGTGCGGCGGTGCCCCAACCATTCCTCGGTGCGAATGCCCCAACGGCGGGAGGCATATAAATCCTCAGGGCGAAAATACACTTCCGGCACACTGTCCAGTAGGGGATGCAAATTTTGCCCGTAGTGGAGCATTACCCGGCCAATATTGAGTAGATAACAGTAGGCAATTTCATGGTGGGAAGGGGCAATCTGGGAGCCATCCGTGGCAAAAACACTGTGATTTACCTGTGCCTCCCCAATGACGACCCTCGTATCCAACGGCTCCAAAGGCCTGGCCACCGCAAAAAAGAGGCGATCGCCCCATTCCGTTAATGTGTTGAGTAAATGGGGCTGGTGCTGTTGGGCTTGGAAAAATAACTCCTTAGCCCTTTCCAGGCGTTGATAGCCGGCGGTGGCTTCCTGGCGGAAATGTTGCCCCAGGGCTGGCATTTGACCAGCTAATTTGGTGAGGTCAAGCATGAAGGGGAGGCAAAATTAAGGGCTAGTAGAAGAAAATCGCCCCGGTGGGTTGCAGATTAATGGAACGGTGGCCGTAAAATCGTTCTTCTATGTTGACATCCCCCTTCGTCACCGTAATCACCGCCATATTATCCTCCCCGACCATTTGGGTGCGGGCATCGACGGGAACAGTAAATTCAAGCACAAAAGACTGTTCTGGAGTGCTGGGGGTGGCATTGTCTGGATAGACCATGATGTAAGCATTATTGCCAAAATTTTCTAGCATGGCCGATTCTCCGGGGGCGACCACCGTGGGGGGAAACGATTCTAGATTAGTGATGTCGTAGTCTAGCGCCAAATCCGTTTCATTCACGAGCTTAACCTTGACTGGTCTTTTGGGATCAAATCTGCCAATGGGTTGCCAAAAACCGGGCTGATAGGTGGTGGCAGGGGGATCCTGCGCTTGAACTCTAGCAGTGTAAGCGGTTGGAGTCAGACCAACAAAAGCCATTGCCAGTAAAGTCAGGGAGGTGGTTAGGGGACGACTATTAAACATAGGGCAATTCCTCGAGCAAGTTTGGTGAAGTTTTTTGATCAAATCACCAAAATCATTGCAAGCACAACCATTGGGGTCACTTTTAGCCCCGGTCTAGAAAATTGGCAACAATCTCCGATGATCTGGTTTTTGCCCAGGGAAAGAAGACAAACACGGCCTGTGCTAGTATCTAAGGCATGAATTTTCGTGAAGTTAATTATAACAGTCAGTATTTTGCGGCTGGCTAGGTGTTTAGGAGTGGCAACAGCATCATGACGAGCCATCAGCTCAACGGGCAACGGAGTTACCTTCAGCCGATCCGCATCGGGGTGATTGGGGTGGGCAATATGGGACAGCACCATACCAGGGTTCTTAGCCTGATGAAGGATGTGGAGTTTGTGGGCATTGCCGATGTCAATGTGGAGCGAGGCCTAGACACCGCCAGCAAGTATCGGGTGCATTTTTTTGAAGATTACCAAGAGATGTTGCCCCATGTGGATGCGGTTTGTGTGGCGGTTCCCACCAGGCTCCATCACGATGTGGGTATGAACTGTTTGCAGAATAATGTTCATACTCTGATCGAAAAGCCCATTGCCGCTAGCATTGCCGAAGCAGAATCCTTGGTCAATGCCGCCGCCGATGCCAATTGCATTCTCCAAGTGGGGCACATTGAGCGCTTCAACCCCGCCTTTTTGGAACTGACCAAAATTCTCAAAACCGAAGAGTTATTGGCGATCGAGGCCCATCGCATGAGTCCCTATTCTCAGCGGGCCAACGATGTCTCCGTAGTGTTGGATTTGATGATCCATGACATTGACCTGTTGCTGGAATTGGTGGGTTCGGAAGTGGTTAAACTGTCCGCAAGTGGTAGTCGGGCTTCTGGCTCAGGCTATTTGGATTATGTCACCGCGACGTTGGGCTTTTCCTCCGGCATTGTGGCCACCCTCACCGCCAGCAAGGTTACCCACCGCAAAATTCGTTCGATCGCCGCCCACTGTAAAAATTCCCTCACCGAAGCGGATTTTCTCAATAACGAAATTCTTATCCATCGCCAAACCACCGCCGATTGGAGTGCGGACTATGGTCAGGTGTTGTATCGCCAGGATGGATTAATTGAGAAAGTTTACACCAGCAACATTGAACCCCTCCACGCTGAATTGGAACACTTTATCCATTGTGTGCGGGGAGGAGACCAACCCTCTGTAGGAGGAGAACAGGCCCTCAAAGCGTTGAAATTGGCCAGTTTAATTGAAGAAATGGCCTTGGACAGCACTGGCTGGAATGCCTTGGAAGCGGCTTCGGAGTATCAAGATGCCACCTTAGCCCTGAGTGCCGGTATTTAACCCAAGTTAAGCAAAAGTTCCTTGGCACTACTATTTTTTTCAGGGGCAATATTTCATCAGCCAGGGACAGACCTGTGGGTGTTGGGTTTAGTACTTAGTCCAATCTACTGCAACGGAGAGTGTACTAGCCTGGAAGCAATCTCATCGGCGATCGCTTCCACATCGTAAGCCTCATCGTTGGAAAACACCACAATCGAAAGGCTAGGTGTTTTGTAATGGCGGTAGTAAGTGCGAGAGTGGTCTAAATTTTGTGTAAAGAGGAAAATTAAAGAGAAAAGGGTTCAGGAAAAAGAATAGCAAAATGGAAAGCAGCAGCTCGCCAATCTCGGATAGGGCGTTGCCATTTTTTAGTGAAGTTCCTCATGGCTAAATGTAATAGCGTAAAAACAGAATCTTCGTCGGGAAAAACGGCTTTGGTTTTAATTGCTTTACGTACAGAAGGGTTCATGGACTCAATAACATTGGTGGTATAGATTACCCGTCGAATTTCCATGGGATAGTCAAAAATGGGAATGACATGCTCCCAATGACGTAGCCAGATTTGAGTGATAGCGGGGTAAAGTTTATCCCATTTCTGGGAAAAAGCATCCAGAGCCGCTTCAAATCTGTCGCCACTGCCTTGGGGTCTTTCCAGGGGACAGAGTTAAGGCAATTACGCATCAAATGGACAATACATAGTTGGTTGGACTTAGGTTTGGGGATAAACTGCCTCAATCGCCTCAGGGAAGCTCCTTAAGCCATCACAACAGGCAATTAGAATATCCTTTAGCTCCCGATTCTTGAGCTCTGTCAGGATTCGTAACCAAAATTTGGCTCCCTCGGCTTCTGCTTCCCCAATCCATAGTCCTAGTAGCTGTTTGTCTCCCTCCCGGTTAATACCCAACGCTGCATACACTGCCCGTTTGCTCACTCGACCTGAGACTTTGATGTTTACATACAGTGCATCTAGGTAAACAATGGCATACACCTCCTCTAATGGACGAGATTGCCAGGCTTTAACTTCCTCCGTTACTGAATCTGTCACTTCGCTAATCAAGCTGGCTGACACCTTTGCCTCATACAATTCCTCCAGTTCGGCACTTATGTCCCGAGTACTCATACCCCTGGCATACAACCCCAGAATTTTTTCGTCCGTTGATGTTTGGGCACTAACACTGGCTCAAAGCTACTCTCCCTGTCTCGAGGGATTGCTATTTCCATTTCACCCTGGTTTGATTGAACTGTTTTCCTTGAATAACCGTTCCGACTATTGCCCTTTTCTTCTTCTTTCTGGTTATTCAGTTGTTTTAGTAGTCTAGTCCTGACTCTCCCAGAATTTCTTCGGGGGTTTTATGCTCTTCTAGCAACTCATCTAGTAACATATCGACGCGATTCGGTTCTTGTTTTTTACGTACCATTGGGGTCTCCTTTTTTTGATTGGATTTTACTCCCCTTACACAAAATTCTGTTCAGTCCCTCCCATTAACTGATGGTGCTTTCCTGATTTACATAATACATAAGATGATTCTTTCACAACTACTTTTGCTTAAGAATCAATAGGGTGACATCATCCTCTTGGGGTTGATCGCCCAAAAAATGCTTCAGATCGGCGATCGCCTGGTGGCGGATTTCCTCCGGGGTCTGGTGTCGGTGCAGGGAAAGTACTGTTTGCAACCGCTCTATGCCGTAAAATTCCCTCTTACTATTCATTGCTTCGGTGATGCCATCGGTGTAGAGCACAGCCAAATCACCACTGTTTAAGCTAATTTCCCGCTCTGTCACAAAGGCACTAATATCCTGTTCCAAACCCAAGGGAAAGCCCAATTCAAAAGTGTCAATCTGTTCTGTTTCCCCGGTACTGCGGATAATTAACACCTCCTCATGTTGTCCACTCAGACGGATTAGCCCCGCTTCATATTGCAACAAACTTAAGGTCATATTTTTAGAAGACCCCATGCGTCTGGTGTTTTCGTAGATGGTGCGGTTCATGACGCTCAACAGTTTGACCGGATCTGTCACTCCATGTTCTAACAAAGTCCGCAGGGCAGTTTGGGCCATAATCATCACCAAACTACTTTCCAAATCGTGGCCGGTAACGTCGCCAATGCTAATTCTGACTTGGCCATTGGTTTGCAACACATCGTAATAATCTCCCCCCACTTCCGTAGCTGATTCCATAAAACCGGCAATTTCTAGCCCGGCCACTGCTGCCAATTCCTGTTCTGAGGGCATTAACATCTGTTGCAATTGTCGGGTGATGTCAATTTCCGCCTCTAACCGTAAATTTTCGTCCTTTAATTTCTCTGTCAGGCGACAGAGGGCATCGGCCACCGTGTTAAAGGCGTGGACCACTTCCGCCATTTCATCCTGGGTTTGTAATTCCACCGCTTTAGTTTGACTGCCCGCCACCATTTTTTCCGCCGCACTGCTCAAACTAGCAATGGTAACCATGACGCTGGCATAGAATCCCCAAAATAAATAGGCGGCGATCGCCAGGGTCGCCAAGACAAAGGTGCTGAGGAGCCATTGCCGTTGCTGGAACCGTTGAATACGCTCGGAAAGTAGTTGGTCTAATTCCGGGCTGAGCATCCGCCAAAAATGTAAACTGTTCAATAAACTCCATTGGCTCTGCTGGCTTAAAGCGGGGTCATCGAGCTTGATTTGTCCTGCAATTACCCTAGTTAAACTTTGCTCCAATGCTTCTAGGGCTTTGGCCAGACCATGGAGACCATTACTCACCCTTGGTTGTAGTTGTTGGTTGGCATTGTGGGTGAAGGCCACCCCGAGGTGCTTGATTAAACTTTCCCTGAGCTGGGTCAACTGAGCTTTAATTACTAGTAATTGGGACTCCTCTGTGGGGGAAAGGCCGGAGCCGGAGTGGGAAGCAATGATGGTACCTAGTTGAGCCAGATCCGTTTGCAGTTGGGGTAATTTGAGCAACAGGGCTTCCATCAGGTAATAACTATCCAAATCCGGATCGAGGATCAGGTTGGATTGGTCTCCCACTTTGGTGCGTAGCACGGCGATCGCCTGGAGAATCTGTTCTGGGTTTATTTCCTGGGCCTCTGCGATGGTTAATAAAGCCTGTGCTAGGACACCATAGTCCGTTGCTGTGCCCAACTTTTTGCCCCAACGGTTTTGGGCCTGGGCCAACTGCTCAGCGGGGAACTGCCAATGGCTTGACTCCAGAGGAGTGAGGGGTTCTGTCAGCACTGTTTGTTGCAATTGGTGCAGAGGACGAAGGTAAGCCAAGCCCTGTTGCTCCAGTTGGGCAAACTGAATTTGACCCTGAATTTCGGAAAGTAGCAGGAAAATAGCTAAACCCAAGGGAAGCAAAAAGCAAACACTAATCAGGGCAAACTTTTGGGGATAATGTAAGCGATTAATCAAGCCCACCGCTGGCTTGAGCAGTCTTTGGTCCACAGTTACCAGCTCCATAGTTTTTTCCATCACTGCAAGAAAACTCTTTTTCAAGACTACCCAGGAGCAACTCTAGCCACAGCAGGGTCTTTCCGCTCCCAACGCTAGCATAATCCTGGAGCCATCATTATCCAGGAAAAGCTATGGCCAAACCTCGTTTACGCCAATTCTTTGTCACTGCTTTACCACTGTTATGATCAAATTTCAAAGTCAAGCATTGTCTTGGAGTTTTTCCCTTTTTGCCCATGCCCTTGCCCCGTCTACTGACTATTGTCCTCGCTGTGAGCTTCATTTTGGGGATGGTGATTTGGCTCATTGATGCCATTCTGCGGCTCTACTCCCAGGTGGCTTGGACTTCCCCTTTTTTGGCTAATATTGTCATTTTGCTAGTGATTGGGGTGCTGGCCCTGTTAATTGCCACTTTTTTTTACTATTTCAGCCTAGCCAACCAGCCCAAGGATAGTACCGCTAAAAAACGGCGACGCATTAAATTACCAGAGCAAAAAAATGAAACAGCGGCGGCTAATCTACAAGCAGTGCGGCGGCAGATGCAACAAATTCAAGACCAGGTGGCCCAAAAAGCTTTGCTGGAAAAAACCCGCTTAATCGAAGCCCAGTTGCAACGGGGGAATTTGAACCTGGTGGTGTTTGGCACAGGGGCGGCGGGTAAAACGTCTTTGGTTAATGCCTTGTTAGGACAAATTCAGGGGGAAGTGGCCCCCACCATGGGCACCACGATCGCCGGGGAGAAATATTACCTTTACCTGGATGGGGTCAGTCGGGACTTGGAAATCACCGATACACCGGGCATTTTGGAGGCAGGGGTCCGGGGTACCGAACGGGAAACAGCGGCTCGGCAATTGGCCACGGAGGCGGATCTACTTTTGTTTGTGGTGGATAATGACCTGCGCCAATCCGAATATGAGCCCCTGAGAGCATTGGCCAAAATTGGCAAACGATCTTTATTAATTCTCAACAAAGCAGATCTTTATCCTCCAGAGGAATTAGCAATGCTTTTGCAGACCCTACGGCAACGGGTCAAAGCCTTTATTCCTCCAGAAGATGTGTTGGCGATCGCCTCCCGACCCCAGGATGTGGCCATTCAACCGGGATTGCTGATGAAGCCAGAGCCAGAAATTGAGCCTTTAGTCAAACGTTTAGTCTCCGTATTGCGTAGTGATGGGGACGATTTGATGGCGGATAATATTCTTTTACAATCCCAACGACTAGGGGATGAAGCTAGGCAAATTATCGAACAACAACGGCAACGGGAAGCAATGAAAATCATTGACCGCTATCAGTGGATTGGGGCCGGGGCCATTGCCGTTACCCCCCTGCCGGTGATTGATTTGTTGGCCACTACGGCCATCAACGCCCAAATGGTGGTGGAAATTGGTCGGGTCTATGGCTGTGAAATTGACGGCGATCGGGGTAAAGAATTGGCGATTTCCTTGGGCAAAACCTTTGTGGGGCTGGGTATTGTCAAAGGAGCGGTGGAATTGATGGCCCAGGCAATGCAGTTGCAACTCACCACCTACATCATCGGCAAAGCAATCCAGGGGGTCACCGCGGCCTATCTAACCCGCATTGCTGGTAAAAGTTTTATTCAATATTTCCGTCAGGATCAGGATTGGGGCGATGGCGGTGTGGCCCAGGTGGTGGAACAACAATTTCAACTCAGTCGCAAAGATGAATTCATTCAAGCCTTTGTGAAGCAGGCGATCGCCAAGGTGGTGGAACCCCTAGAAGATTTTTGGGGTAAAGAGACTACTGAGCATGCCCCAGAACAGCTAGAACTTTTGCCAGAATTACAGGATTTAATACCCTTAGAAGAAGAATTAATCGAAGCCACCTTGCCAGAAGCCAAGGTTTACCAAACCCGCTATGCCGACTGGGATAGCCCCCGGCCCCAACGTCAGGATGACTGGTAATTAAACCATGGCAAAGGAAGAACGTAAAAATCAAAAACACATAAAACATAAAAAAGACGACCACCCCAACGGCGATCGCCAAATCATTCAGCTCGTCAAAGCAACCAACTAAAACCAGTCAGCTACCAAAGCAAAAATCAAGTATCGGTGTCAACCCGACCGTAGAAAATACCCCGGACTTTCACATCAAGGGGTTCCTTCGCACCCAAATCAGTGTCGGAAGGCTGTTCACTTTCAAAAATACCGGCAATTTCCCCAGTGGAACCGTCAACTTGGGTCACCTGCAAGGAAAGGGTCCCTTTACCCAGGGGAGTTTCCTTCTTATTGGTGCTAAAGTTGTCCGCCGCTGAAGGCAGAGCCACCGCGTTGTCATAGCCAGTGTACAGACCCCGGGCTTTAGGATCCAAGAAGCCAGCTCCCCGGTAGGAAGGTACATTGAAATCACCGACAAAATCCGTGGAACTGTTGATGGAAGTGAAACCGGGCTCCGTTGTGCCAGTGAAACTTTTCACTGTGAAAAAGAAAGGTACCTCTTCACCACCGGGCAGTAACACAGTAATCGGTTGGAAATCAATCCCATCCTTTTCCTTAAAAGTCAGCGTGCCATCGGCGGCCACGGCAATGGTGCCTCGGATCTGTTCCAGGCTGGTGGTTTGACGGGTCAAGACCTTACCTTTGACGTATTCAGGCTTTTGGCGTTTATTAATGGGTTCTTCCTTAACAAAGTACTCCTGGGGCTCCATGCAGAAGTCGGAAACAAAATATTTACTATTAGGTTCCACCTCGATGGTGCCTCTGGTGAAGGAAGAAATTTCAGGGCAAACGTTAGCTAGGCCCGTATTTAGAATGTCATCGTAGGTAAGCTGGCTCTTATCAACCGCAAAGGCACTGCCGCT is a window of Synechocystis sp. PCC 7338 DNA encoding:
- a CDS encoding photosystem II manganese-stabilizing polypeptide encodes the protein MRFRPSIVALLSVCFGLLTFLYSGSAFAVDKSQLTYDDILNTGLANVCPEISSFTRGTIEVEPNSKYFVSDFCMEPQEYFVKEEPINKRQKPEYVKGKVLTRQTTSLEQIRGTIAVAADGTLTFKEKDGIDFQPITVLLPGGEEVPFFFTVKSFTGTTEPGFTSINSSTDFVGDFNVPSYRGAGFLDPKARGLYTGYDNAVALPSAADNFSTNKKETPLGKGTLSLQVTQVDGSTGEIAGIFESEQPSDTDLGAKEPLDVKVRGIFYGRVDTDT
- a CDS encoding GTP-binding protein; amino-acid sequence: MPLPRLLTIVLAVSFILGMVIWLIDAILRLYSQVAWTSPFLANIVILLVIGVLALLIATFFYYFSLANQPKDSTAKKRRRIKLPEQKNETAAANLQAVRRQMQQIQDQVAQKALLEKTRLIEAQLQRGNLNLVVFGTGAAGKTSLVNALLGQIQGEVAPTMGTTIAGEKYYLYLDGVSRDLEITDTPGILEAGVRGTERETAARQLATEADLLLFVVDNDLRQSEYEPLRALAKIGKRSLLILNKADLYPPEELAMLLQTLRQRVKAFIPPEDVLAIASRPQDVAIQPGLLMKPEPEIEPLVKRLVSVLRSDGDDLMADNILLQSQRLGDEARQIIEQQRQREAMKIIDRYQWIGAGAIAVTPLPVIDLLATTAINAQMVVEIGRVYGCEIDGDRGKELAISLGKTFVGLGIVKGAVELMAQAMQLQLTTYIIGKAIQGVTAAYLTRIAGKSFIQYFRQDQDWGDGGVAQVVEQQFQLSRKDEFIQAFVKQAIAKVVEPLEDFWGKETTEHAPEQLELLPELQDLIPLEEELIEATLPEAKVYQTRYADWDSPRPQRQDDW